A single genomic interval of Aureliella helgolandensis harbors:
- a CDS encoding alpha-keto acid decarboxylase family protein — translation MQEANPTASTSIGDYLIQRLRDYGIADVFGIPGDYVLSFYGMLEQSELNVVGCTREDSAGFAADAYARLHGMGALCVTYCVGGLSVCNSIAGAFAEKSPVVVISGAPGLNERRNNPLLHHKVRDFHTQRQVFEKLCIDVAELNDPNTAFSEIDRVLDAAQRFKRPVYIELPRDMVHVVPTNSRKFQRIEAEVDQAGLAEAVRETVARLAAAQKPVIIAGVEIHRFGLQDLVLRLAESLQIPITATILGKSVVRETHPLYLGLYEGAMGRENVTQFVEESDCVLLLGTFMTDINLGIYTANLELRNCIYSTSEQLQVSHHYYHHVPLDAFLNELLAQQPTTTVREIPANLRRTLDEDFVVEPKRELSVSRMVKLINRRLRKDNIVIADIGDALFASTELLVHERADFLSPAYYTSMGFATPATLGACVAKPDQRVITLCGDGAFQMTGTELSTIIRQGFAPILIILDNHGYGTERFLHAGDWKYNEIHPWSYHQLPLIYGGGRGYLVETEGEFAEALAQAWEDTSCAQIIQAKISEGDASQTLLRLAERMGRQV, via the coding sequence ATGCAAGAAGCAAATCCGACAGCCTCGACATCCATCGGCGACTATCTCATTCAACGGCTGCGTGACTACGGAATCGCCGATGTCTTCGGAATACCGGGGGACTACGTGTTGTCCTTCTATGGCATGCTCGAGCAGAGCGAGCTGAATGTGGTCGGTTGCACACGCGAGGATAGCGCTGGATTCGCTGCAGACGCCTACGCACGACTGCACGGCATGGGGGCTCTCTGCGTCACCTATTGCGTGGGGGGACTAAGCGTCTGCAACAGTATCGCTGGAGCCTTTGCCGAAAAATCTCCCGTCGTCGTAATCAGCGGAGCTCCCGGACTGAACGAACGACGAAACAATCCTTTGCTGCATCACAAAGTTCGCGACTTTCATACCCAGCGCCAGGTCTTCGAGAAACTTTGCATCGACGTGGCCGAGTTGAACGACCCCAACACTGCATTTTCGGAGATCGATCGCGTGCTCGACGCGGCGCAGCGTTTCAAGCGTCCCGTCTATATCGAGCTACCACGAGACATGGTGCACGTCGTTCCCACGAACTCTCGCAAGTTTCAACGCATCGAGGCTGAAGTCGACCAAGCGGGCCTAGCGGAAGCGGTTCGAGAAACCGTCGCCAGATTGGCTGCCGCCCAGAAACCAGTCATCATTGCGGGCGTTGAGATCCATCGCTTTGGGCTCCAGGACCTCGTGCTCCGATTAGCTGAATCGCTGCAGATCCCGATTACAGCGACGATTCTTGGCAAGAGTGTTGTGCGCGAAACTCACCCTCTCTACCTGGGCCTCTACGAAGGCGCCATGGGACGCGAGAATGTCACTCAATTCGTCGAGGAGAGCGATTGCGTGCTGCTGCTGGGAACCTTCATGACCGATATCAACCTGGGCATCTACACCGCCAATCTCGAACTACGGAATTGCATCTATTCGACAAGCGAACAATTGCAAGTCTCCCACCACTACTACCACCATGTTCCGTTAGACGCATTTCTCAACGAGTTGCTGGCACAACAACCCACCACTACGGTGCGCGAAATCCCCGCCAATCTGAGACGCACCTTGGATGAAGATTTTGTGGTGGAGCCCAAGCGAGAGTTGAGTGTCAGTCGCATGGTCAAACTGATCAATCGCCGCTTGCGCAAGGACAACATCGTGATTGCGGACATCGGCGATGCGCTCTTTGCCTCGACGGAGTTGCTGGTGCACGAACGAGCCGACTTCCTCAGCCCTGCTTACTACACCTCCATGGGTTTTGCGACTCCAGCCACTCTTGGCGCCTGCGTCGCCAAGCCTGACCAGCGAGTGATTACGCTCTGTGGCGACGGAGCATTTCAGATGACCGGGACCGAATTATCAACGATCATTCGCCAAGGCTTTGCTCCCATCTTGATCATCCTGGACAATCACGGCTACGGTACGGAACGATTCCTGCATGCAGGTGATTGGAAATACAATGAAATACACCCTTGGTCCTATCATCAATTGCCCCTCATCTACGGAGGCGGTCGTGGCTACCTTGTCGAGACCGAAGGAGAGTTTGCCGAAGCGCTGGCCCAAGCCTGGGAAGACACTTCTTGCGCGCAAATCATTCAGGCCAAAATCAGTGAGGGCGATGCCAGCCAAACTCTCCTGAGACTCGCCGAACGGATGGGACGACAAGTGTAA
- the mqnC gene encoding cyclic dehypoxanthinyl futalosine synthase, which yields MIQPILEKAVQGQRLTTAEGLQLLQSHDLTAIGAAADRVTQRLHPEPVRTYNIDRNINYTNVCTAVCDFCAFYRSPKSDEGYVLSREELLKKVEETVALGGNQILMQGGLHPKYKLEWYEELLSDITTSFPTVNVHGFSPPEIHHFTKLNNLPLKEVLSRLKAAGLGSLPGGGAEILVDRVRSEITRGKVMTDDWLNVMRVWHELGGISSATMMFGHVETLEERIEHLDRIRQLQDETGGFTAFICWTFQPDHTDMADIPATGAYEYLHTQAVARLFLDNVPNIQSSWVTQGLKIGQLAMLYGANDMGSLMIEENVVAEAGTVHFLTLDQIRDAISELGCEPRQRDVFYNLVAPELEQFAITANRKQSANPALPVVSV from the coding sequence ATGATCCAACCGATCCTTGAAAAAGCAGTCCAGGGCCAGCGTCTCACTACCGCCGAAGGTCTGCAATTGCTGCAGAGCCACGACTTGACCGCCATCGGCGCGGCTGCGGACCGCGTAACCCAACGATTGCACCCTGAGCCCGTACGCACCTACAACATTGATCGCAATATCAACTACACGAATGTCTGCACTGCAGTCTGCGATTTCTGTGCATTCTATCGATCTCCCAAGAGCGACGAAGGCTATGTGCTATCGCGCGAAGAGTTGCTGAAGAAAGTCGAAGAGACGGTTGCCTTGGGAGGCAATCAAATCTTGATGCAGGGCGGATTGCATCCGAAGTATAAATTGGAATGGTATGAGGAACTTCTGTCGGACATCACGACCTCTTTTCCAACCGTCAATGTTCACGGTTTTAGCCCACCAGAAATCCATCACTTCACGAAACTCAATAACCTACCGCTCAAAGAAGTACTGTCGAGACTCAAAGCTGCCGGACTGGGAAGTCTCCCGGGCGGTGGTGCAGAGATTTTGGTCGACCGAGTGCGTAGTGAAATCACGCGTGGCAAAGTCATGACCGACGACTGGCTGAATGTAATGCGAGTCTGGCACGAACTGGGTGGCATCAGTTCAGCAACCATGATGTTTGGCCACGTTGAAACGCTCGAAGAGCGGATCGAACATCTTGATCGCATCCGGCAGCTTCAGGACGAAACCGGAGGCTTCACCGCATTTATCTGCTGGACGTTCCAGCCCGATCACACCGACATGGCGGATATCCCTGCCACCGGTGCCTACGAGTACTTGCATACTCAAGCCGTGGCCCGACTCTTCCTCGACAATGTGCCTAACATCCAAAGTAGCTGGGTCACTCAGGGACTGAAGATCGGACAATTGGCCATGTTGTACGGCGCCAATGACATGGGCAGCCTGATGATCGAAGAGAATGTAGTGGCCGAAGCGGGGACCGTACACTTCCTAACATTGGATCAAATCCGGGACGCCATTTCTGAACTCGGCTGCGAACCGCGCCAACGCGACGTTTTCTACAATTTAGTCGCCCCCGAATTGGAACAGTTTGCCATCACTGCCAACCGCAAGCAGAGTGCCAATCCGGCATTGCCGGTGGTAAGTGTCTAA